From Candidatus Woesearchaeota archaeon, a single genomic window includes:
- a CDS encoding Zn-ribbon domain-containing protein: protein MPHQCVKCGVLHGDASSAILKGCTSCGGKLFFFVKDTDLKRAKERTFDLTKKDKDQIEKDVYDIIGSDVDKELPVVLDFESINIIAPGKYELDLVNLFKKKQPLIYKLEDGKYMIDLIETFKKFNINKK, encoded by the coding sequence ATGCCTCATCAATGTGTTAAATGCGGTGTTCTACATGGAGATGCGTCAAGCGCGATACTGAAAGGCTGTACTAGTTGCGGAGGCAAACTATTCTTCTTCGTTAAAGACACGGACTTAAAAAGAGCAAAAGAAAGAACATTTGACTTAACAAAAAAAGACAAAGACCAAATAGAAAAAGACGTATATGACATAATAGGATCAGACGTAGACAAAGAATTACCAGTAGTTCTAGACTTTGAAAGCATAAACATAATAGCGCCAGGAAAATACGAATTAGACTTAGTTAACCTATTCAAAAAGAAACAACCATTAATATACAAATTAGAAGACGGAAAATACATGATAGACTTAATAGAAACCTTCAAAAAATTTAACATAAACAAAAAATAA
- a CDS encoding DUF2073 domain-containing protein, with the protein MLTLQFIPYNEIDGLSSDKRISKLLKAVKANKIVLLEGRLKPEEEAELIQKTMEQINDNFKGIELSAVNTTNLSEGFIKKLKTKLVNLLLGNRHGLTIIGPAKIIKEIKQDPDKIQLFTEDLSKK; encoded by the coding sequence ATGCTAACATTACAATTCATACCTTACAATGAGATAGATGGCTTAAGCTCAGATAAAAGAATATCAAAACTACTAAAAGCAGTAAAAGCCAACAAAATAGTGCTACTAGAAGGAAGATTAAAACCAGAAGAAGAAGCGGAACTAATACAAAAAACAATGGAACAAATAAATGATAACTTCAAAGGAATAGAATTAAGTGCGGTAAACACAACTAACTTATCAGAAGGATTCATAAAAAAATTAAAAACAAAATTAGTAAACTTACTTCTAGGAAATAGACACGGATTAACAATAATAGGTCCGGCAAAGATAATAAAGGAAATAAAACAAGATCCGGACAAGATACAACTCTTCACAGAAGACTTGTCCAAGAAATAG
- a CDS encoding 50S ribosome-binding GTPase, translated as MIKKFKGFFKKFFNGLFRKKKKVKLGLYGPPNGGKTTLANKICVDWLGEEMGSVSSIAHETREIQIKEHITIKSKGKELSFNLVDTPGIATKIDYEDFIKVGMKEKEAKERAKQATKGVIDSIKWLDDMDTVIVVLDATQDPYSQVNITIIGNLEARKIPVLVVANKVDLKKADIKKIQAAFPQYEVIGISAKFGKNMDEFYDKLFDMAGS; from the coding sequence ATGATAAAAAAGTTTAAAGGTTTTTTCAAAAAATTTTTCAACGGACTCTTTAGGAAAAAGAAAAAAGTAAAACTAGGATTATACGGACCTCCAAACGGAGGAAAAACAACTCTTGCTAACAAGATATGCGTAGATTGGCTAGGAGAAGAAATGGGCTCAGTATCAAGCATAGCTCACGAAACTAGAGAAATCCAAATAAAAGAGCATATAACAATAAAATCTAAAGGCAAAGAATTATCTTTTAATTTAGTTGATACTCCGGGAATAGCAACAAAAATAGACTATGAAGACTTCATAAAAGTAGGAATGAAAGAAAAAGAAGCAAAAGAAAGAGCAAAACAAGCAACAAAAGGAGTAATAGACTCAATAAAATGGTTAGATGACATGGACACAGTAATAGTTGTATTAGACGCAACACAAGATCCATACAGCCAAGTTAACATAACAATAATAGGTAACTTAGAAGCAAGAAAAATACCTGTATTAGTAGTTGCAAACAAAGTAGATCTTAAAAAAGCAGACATAAAGAAAATACAAGCAGCATTCCCACAATATGAAGTAATAGGAATAAGTGCTAAATTCGGAAAAAACATGGACGAATTTTATGACAAATTATTCGACATGGCGGGTTCATAA